In a genomic window of Nostoc sp. UHCC 0870:
- a CDS encoding CHAT domain-containing protein — MTFRIKSTRWLYVGLSIFSLCLALTIAPVKASPPVTTPVIFSSQPLNGLEQGRNFYQSGRFTEAVTAWQMAVKQYQTQGDRTNEALSLSYLSLAQQELNQWEAARKSIEESVKILQTAKPSGDAILWAQILNTQANLQLRIGKAETALETWQQAQKYYEQAGDKIGSLGSQINQTQALQRLGFYRRSKQQLDVLTQKLTEMPDSEVKVSGLRSLGLALQTIGDSTKSQEVLEQSLAIANKITAKPYLSSILISLGRNAVDLQDPNAALDDFEAAQQVATNPGDQLQARLAQFKLFLNYDKPEFAIPLAPQLLQQLEKLPPSHASLYAAINFVATVNHHSHPEQILPLKDLAQLMAVTTKSAQQIQDTPAQAYALHQWGELYHRTKQWSEAQKLAQKSLNIARQLQADDIIAQSAWQVGQLYKQQGNRPEAIKAYMEAVKSLKALRGDMVAVNPDVQFSFRESVEPVYRELVGLLLDEQPTQPALMQARALIESLQIAELDNFFREACLDKEQQIDQVDTSATVIYPIILPDRLAVILSQAGQPLRYYVTHKSQGEIEQTLDDFLVSLNLVSDSKDRDRLSQQIYNWLILPAEVDQAFKDTKTLVFVLDGKLRNIPIAALYDGKQYLIEKYAVALSPGLQLMAAQLFQQNKINAIVGGISQSRSGFSALPAVESEVQQISQKVTSKTLLNQKFTSQALADQVKSSSANVVHLATHGQFSSRLEDTYLLTWDGQVNVKELSELLKNRGSNLSKPIELLVLSACDTATGDDRAVLGLAGLAVKSGARSTIATLWPVKDQAAEMLMIRFYDQLKQPQITKAEALRQAQINLIRQTDFRDPFFWSAFVLVGNWL; from the coding sequence ATGACGTTCCGAATAAAATCAACTCGTTGGCTATATGTTGGTCTCAGTATTTTCAGTTTGTGTTTAGCATTGACCATTGCACCTGTAAAAGCATCGCCACCAGTCACAACACCAGTAATCTTTTCTTCTCAACCTCTCAACGGGTTAGAACAAGGACGGAACTTTTACCAATCGGGACGCTTTACAGAAGCGGTGACAGCTTGGCAAATGGCGGTAAAACAGTATCAAACCCAGGGCGATCGCACTAATGAAGCCCTAAGCTTAAGTTACCTGTCATTGGCACAACAGGAACTCAATCAGTGGGAAGCCGCTAGAAAATCGATTGAGGAAAGTGTGAAGATTTTGCAAACGGCTAAACCCTCTGGTGATGCGATTCTCTGGGCGCAGATACTGAATACCCAGGCAAATTTACAACTACGTATTGGTAAAGCGGAAACTGCCCTAGAAACTTGGCAACAAGCTCAAAAATATTATGAACAAGCCGGTGATAAAATCGGCAGTTTGGGTAGTCAAATCAATCAGACACAAGCTTTACAACGTTTAGGCTTTTACCGTCGCTCGAAACAACAATTGGATGTGCTAACGCAAAAGCTCACAGAGATGCCGGATTCGGAGGTCAAAGTTAGTGGATTGCGATCGCTTGGTTTAGCATTGCAAACGATTGGCGACTCTACCAAAAGTCAAGAAGTTTTAGAGCAAAGTTTAGCGATCGCTAACAAAATTACAGCTAAACCCTACTTGAGTTCTATCCTCATCAGCTTGGGTAGAAATGCCGTTGACTTGCAAGATCCAAACGCAGCATTAGATGACTTTGAAGCAGCTCAACAGGTAGCTACCAATCCAGGCGATCAGTTGCAAGCGCGTTTAGCTCAATTTAAACTTTTCCTCAATTATGACAAACCTGAGTTTGCTATCCCACTTGCGCCTCAACTACTCCAACAACTTGAGAAACTGCCCCCCAGTCACGCATCTCTATACGCAGCAATCAATTTTGTTGCCACCGTCAATCACCATTCCCATCCTGAACAAATCCTACCACTCAAAGATTTGGCGCAACTGATGGCAGTGACAACCAAGTCTGCACAGCAAATTCAAGATACTCCAGCCCAGGCCTATGCACTGCATCAATGGGGAGAACTCTACCATCGTACAAAGCAGTGGTCTGAGGCACAGAAATTAGCCCAGAAATCCCTGAATATTGCCCGTCAACTCCAAGCTGACGATATCATTGCCCAATCTGCATGGCAGGTAGGACAGTTATATAAACAACAGGGGAATCGTCCAGAAGCAATTAAAGCTTATATGGAAGCAGTGAAGTCATTAAAGGCACTGCGAGGGGACATGGTTGCGGTGAATCCCGATGTACAATTTTCTTTCCGTGAAAGTGTAGAGCCTGTTTATCGAGAACTGGTGGGGTTACTGCTGGATGAGCAACCAACCCAACCAGCTTTAATGCAAGCTCGTGCATTGATTGAGTCACTGCAAATTGCCGAACTGGATAACTTTTTCCGGGAAGCTTGTTTAGATAAAGAGCAGCAGATTGACCAAGTTGACACCAGTGCCACGGTTATTTATCCGATTATCCTACCCGATCGCCTGGCGGTGATTCTCTCCCAAGCTGGACAACCTCTGCGTTACTACGTTACTCACAAATCTCAAGGTGAAATTGAGCAAACTCTCGATGATTTTTTGGTATCGCTGAATCTGGTTTCCGATTCCAAAGACCGAGATCGATTGTCCCAACAAATTTATAATTGGCTGATTCTGCCTGCGGAAGTAGATCAAGCCTTCAAAGATACCAAGACGTTAGTATTTGTATTGGATGGTAAGTTACGTAACATCCCCATAGCCGCCCTGTATGACGGTAAGCAATATCTGATTGAAAAATATGCTGTGGCACTCTCACCAGGATTGCAACTAATGGCTGCCCAGTTGTTCCAGCAAAACAAAATTAATGCGATCGTTGGGGGGATTAGTCAATCTCGCTCTGGGTTTAGTGCCTTACCGGCTGTGGAATCAGAAGTTCAGCAAATTTCCCAAAAGGTTACATCGAAAACCTTACTTAATCAGAAATTTACTAGTCAAGCCCTTGCTGATCAAGTCAAATCTAGTTCTGCCAATGTTGTCCACCTAGCAACCCACGGACAATTTAGCTCTCGTCTCGAAGATACCTACTTACTGACGTGGGATGGACAAGTTAACGTCAAGGAATTATCCGAACTGCTGAAAAATCGTGGTAGCAATTTATCCAAACCAATTGAATTGCTGGTACTAAGTGCCTGTGATACAGCTACAGGGGACGATCGCGCTGTCCTGGGATTAGCGGGTTTAGCTGTCAAATCGGGCGCACGTTCAACAATCGCCACTCTCTGGCCTGTCAAAGATCAGGCAGCTGAGATGCTGATGATTCGCTTCTATGACCAATTAAAACAACCTCAAATCACTAAAGCTGAAGCACTGCGACAGGCACAAATAAACCTGATTCGCCAAACTGATTTCCGCGACCCATTTTTTTGGTCTGCTTTTGTTCTGGTTGGTAATTGGCTTTAA
- a CDS encoding DUF928 domain-containing protein, producing the protein MKHRYLVITLSVFALIASSMWTTAYAVTFTPPVNNGAPRRATGGASRGNFFTPVKGNTAPRRATGGASRGNLFTPVKENTAPRRATGGASRGNLFTPVKGNTAPRQAAGGASRGNLFTPVKGNTASRQVAGGASRLGTYYLNPSTVAAGGPAALIALLPQSFYGTTVSAHPTVMVYIPPSNAEEAVFSIKDEAGNMHHTMTIPVAGISGVIPVKLPAHIQALAVGKNYQWFLALKVDGQLSPSTPYVDGWIQRIQPNAELAQAMEQNDPLKLATALGKSGVWYDCVAKLAAIQTTQPKNSTIIKHWEELLSSVSLKDIAKAPLVISAN; encoded by the coding sequence ATGAAACATCGATATTTAGTTATTACCTTGAGCGTCTTCGCTCTGATTGCTAGTAGTATGTGGACTACTGCCTATGCGGTGACATTTACTCCGCCCGTTAATAATGGTGCGCCCAGACGAGCTACTGGTGGGGCTTCCCGTGGTAACTTCTTTACCCCAGTTAAGGGAAATACTGCACCTAGACGAGCTACTGGTGGGGCTTCCCGTGGTAATCTCTTTACCCCAGTTAAGGAAAATACTGCACCCAGACGAGCTACTGGTGGGGCTTCCCGTGGTAATCTCTTTACCCCAGTTAAGGGAAATACTGCACCTAGACAAGCTGCTGGTGGGGCTTCCCGTGGTAACCTCTTTACCCCAGTTAAGGGAAATACTGCATCCAGACAAGTTGCTGGTGGGGCTTCCCGCCTTGGTACTTATTACTTGAATCCTTCGACCGTAGCAGCAGGAGGCCCAGCAGCCCTAATTGCCCTCCTGCCTCAAAGTTTCTATGGCACAACAGTGTCAGCACATCCTACCGTTATGGTGTATATCCCTCCTTCCAATGCAGAGGAAGCGGTGTTTAGCATCAAGGATGAAGCTGGCAATATGCACCATACCATGACCATCCCTGTAGCTGGGATATCCGGTGTGATTCCTGTCAAATTACCAGCCCATATACAGGCTTTAGCTGTTGGTAAAAATTACCAATGGTTCTTAGCCTTAAAAGTGGACGGACAACTTAGCCCCAGTACACCTTATGTAGATGGTTGGATTCAACGCATCCAGCCTAATGCAGAATTGGCGCAGGCTATGGAGCAAAACGATCCTCTCAAGCTGGCAACCGCTTTAGGTAAAAGTGGAGTGTGGTATGACTGTGTAGCCAAATTAGCGGCAATTCAGACCACCCAGCCTAAAAATTCCACCATCATCAAGCACTGGGAAGAACTCCTCTCCTCAGTTAGCTTGAAGGATATTGCTAAAGCTCCTTTAGTCATATCTGCAAACTAA
- a CDS encoding CHASE2 domain-containing protein: MWRKLQTLIQRTRSILIITPSVALTVMMGQSLGLLNLPEWKLRDEWVRQRESMAIADEIVIVTIDERDIQSVGKWPVPDSSLATLITKIQAQQPRAIGLDLYRDLPEGTGHEQLLQVFRTTPNLIGVEKITGERVNPPPQLKKQEQVGLADLVLDSDRFVRRALLTAEDTKEQGKIKAGLATLVALKYLEADNITLESVDQQQQKFRLGKTIYLPLKNQEAGYGDDDLGGYQILLNWYGSEASFRTVAMRDVLAGKMPANLMRDRMVFIGSIASSTNDFFSTPFSSGLSAQKPTPGVVIHANIALQLVRGAKNGTTILHGVSGIYTSCWIILWSVIGSTGSWWLGSISVKRRIPGGNILWATVGVIGTFIGGGYWLFLHGFLIPVTPALAAFIGSVIATTNAYKQQQLEVANQQLEIANAQLFDYSKTLEIKVQERTHELLEAKQTADAANQAKSEFLANMSHELRTPLNGILGFAQVLETSANLSQKDLEGVSIIYQCGTHLLMLINDILDLSKIEARKLELVTTNVHLPSFLHGVTEICSIRSQQKGIAFNVLISDRLPSVIEVDEKRLRQVLINLLGNAIKFTDNGNVMLKVDVIEQELPDITNQKIRFQIEDTGIGMSPNQLEKIFLAFEQVGEVGRKSEGTGLGLAISQRIAELMGSRIQVQSHLGEGSLFWLDLTVTVPVSHDWQTQGMSPTGYTYSSSQPKIVGIQGTAPQILIVDDDSNHRSMLTSLLQEIGCRTLEAIDGNHGLQVTTDHLPDVILLDLAMPNMDGFELMLHLQKNPQTRSIPIIVSSASVFEENRQRSLQAGATAFLPKPFQIDELYQALRSLLKVDWIYAQPQPQQSSAQNEPVGQGHSELILPSQDILQQLYHLAMMGDIPAIEGMIEELIQQDNQLTTFVTELSKLTANFQTAKIRNFLKSFVITTESRQ; encoded by the coding sequence ATGTGGCGCAAACTCCAGACTTTGATCCAACGCACTCGCAGTATTTTGATCATTACTCCCAGTGTGGCACTCACGGTTATGATGGGGCAATCACTGGGGCTTTTGAATTTGCCTGAGTGGAAACTGCGTGATGAATGGGTACGTCAGCGAGAATCTATGGCGATCGCTGATGAAATTGTCATTGTCACAATTGATGAACGGGATATTCAATCAGTAGGTAAATGGCCAGTTCCAGACTCGTCATTGGCAACATTAATCACCAAAATTCAGGCGCAGCAACCCCGTGCAATCGGTTTGGATCTCTATCGGGATTTGCCAGAAGGGACGGGACATGAACAACTTCTGCAAGTCTTCCGCACTACTCCCAATTTAATTGGAGTGGAAAAAATTACTGGTGAGCGCGTCAATCCCCCACCGCAACTGAAGAAACAGGAGCAAGTGGGATTAGCTGATTTGGTGCTAGATAGCGATCGCTTTGTGCGTCGAGCCTTACTGACGGCGGAAGATACAAAAGAGCAGGGGAAAATTAAAGCTGGACTAGCAACTTTGGTGGCACTTAAGTATCTGGAAGCAGACAATATTACCCTAGAATCTGTTGATCAACAGCAACAGAAGTTTCGCCTAGGTAAAACCATCTACCTCCCCCTGAAAAATCAGGAAGCAGGTTATGGCGATGATGATTTAGGCGGCTATCAAATTCTGCTCAACTGGTATGGTTCAGAAGCCTCCTTTCGCACAGTTGCTATGCGCGATGTGTTAGCGGGAAAAATGCCGGCGAATTTGATGCGCGATCGCATGGTATTTATTGGATCAATTGCCTCCAGCACTAATGACTTTTTCAGCACGCCTTTCTCTTCTGGGCTATCTGCTCAAAAACCTACCCCAGGAGTTGTTATCCATGCCAATATAGCTCTGCAACTGGTGCGAGGAGCAAAAAACGGCACAACCATCTTACACGGCGTTTCTGGAATTTATACGTCATGCTGGATTATTTTGTGGTCTGTGATTGGTTCTACAGGCAGTTGGTGGTTAGGTAGTATCAGTGTTAAACGACGGATTCCAGGTGGTAACATTCTTTGGGCAACGGTAGGTGTTATTGGCACATTTATTGGCGGTGGCTATTGGCTATTTTTACATGGTTTTTTAATACCAGTCACACCCGCCTTGGCTGCGTTTATTGGTAGTGTTATTGCTACAACCAATGCCTATAAACAGCAGCAGTTAGAAGTAGCCAATCAGCAACTAGAAATTGCTAATGCTCAACTCTTTGATTATTCTAAAACCCTAGAGATAAAAGTCCAAGAACGAACTCATGAACTACTAGAAGCCAAGCAAACTGCTGATGCTGCTAACCAGGCAAAGAGTGAGTTTCTGGCAAATATGAGCCATGAACTACGCACACCGCTTAATGGCATCCTGGGTTTTGCTCAGGTGCTAGAGACATCTGCAAATTTATCACAAAAAGACTTAGAAGGAGTCAGCATTATCTATCAATGTGGGACACACCTGCTGATGCTGATCAATGACATTCTCGACCTTTCCAAAATTGAAGCTCGTAAATTAGAATTGGTGACGACTAATGTACATCTACCCAGCTTCTTACATGGTGTAACTGAGATTTGCAGTATCCGATCTCAACAGAAAGGGATTGCATTTAATGTCTTAATTAGCGATCGCCTACCATCTGTCATTGAAGTAGATGAAAAGCGGTTACGGCAAGTGTTGATCAACTTACTAGGCAACGCTATCAAATTTACAGACAACGGTAATGTCATGCTCAAAGTAGATGTGATTGAGCAAGAGTTGCCAGACATAACAAATCAGAAGATTCGCTTCCAGATTGAAGATACAGGTATTGGGATGTCACCAAACCAATTAGAGAAAATCTTTTTAGCCTTTGAGCAAGTAGGTGAGGTAGGGCGCAAATCTGAAGGTACTGGTTTGGGATTAGCAATTAGTCAACGAATTGCAGAATTGATGGGTAGCCGAATTCAGGTACAGAGTCATCTGGGGGAAGGTAGTTTATTTTGGCTGGATTTGACAGTAACAGTCCCAGTTTCCCATGACTGGCAGACACAGGGGATGTCTCCCACGGGCTATACCTACAGCTCATCCCAGCCAAAAATTGTGGGTATTCAGGGTACTGCACCTCAAATTCTGATTGTTGATGATGATAGCAACCATCGTTCTATGTTGACTAGTTTGCTACAAGAAATTGGCTGTCGCACCCTGGAAGCGATCGACGGCAATCATGGGCTACAGGTGACAACTGACCATCTCCCGGATGTGATTCTGCTTGATTTAGCTATGCCCAATATGGATGGTTTTGAGTTAATGCTTCACTTACAAAAAAATCCACAAACTCGTTCTATTCCGATTATTGTTTCTAGTGCCAGTGTATTCGAGGAAAATCGGCAACGGAGTTTACAAGCAGGTGCAACAGCATTCTTACCCAAACCCTTCCAGATTGATGAACTTTATCAAGCACTGCGATCGCTACTAAAAGTTGACTGGATCTATGCCCAACCTCAACCTCAGCAGTCATCTGCTCAGAATGAGCCAGTAGGTCAAGGTCATAGTGAATTGATTTTGCCGTCTCAGGATATTCTGCAACAACTCTATCATTTAGCAATGATGGGAGATATTCCGGCTATTGAGGGCATGATAGAAGAACTAATTCAACAAGATAATCAGCTAACTACTTTCGTAACTGAATTGAGCAAACTCACTGCTAATTTTCAAACTGCAAAAATCCGTAATTTCCTGAAATCATTTGTAATAACAACGGAGTCACGTCAATGA
- a CDS encoding hybrid sensor histidine kinase/response regulator, which yields MMTAPLSKPMYILLVDDNPNNLKVLSESIQRCGWKALMATDGESAIEQVEYTAPDLILLDIMMPGVDGFETCRRLKANPITQNIPVIFMTALADAVDKVKGLEIGAVDYITKPFQQEEVIARLNLHLKISHLTRTLEQRVEERTAELTQSLQQLQQTQMQLIQSEKMSTLGQLVAGIGHEINNPIGFISGNCSHIEEYVKDLLRLVNLQQQKQAEPDPEIEELIAEIDLEYLVEDLPKLLGSINQGIGRLKDISLSLRTFARSDISSKVEFQIYEGINSTLMLLKHRLKDQGDRPKIEVVTKYGDLPPISCYPGQLNQVFMNIIANAIDAFEDLFQNGSDQQIATACPNTITITTSVDHEQKTVTICIEDNALGMTPAVQARIFEPSFTTKPVGKGTGLGLAISYQIIVDKHDGQINCLSTLDQGTQFIITLPISCA from the coding sequence ATGATGACAGCACCTCTCTCGAAGCCAATGTATATCCTTTTGGTGGACGACAATCCAAATAATCTGAAAGTGCTATCAGAATCTATTCAAAGATGCGGTTGGAAAGCACTCATGGCAACAGATGGAGAGTCTGCAATTGAACAAGTAGAATATACTGCGCCTGATCTCATTCTTCTGGATATTATGATGCCGGGTGTTGATGGATTTGAAACTTGCCGCAGGCTGAAAGCCAATCCCATCACTCAAAATATTCCGGTGATTTTTATGACTGCCCTGGCCGATGCCGTAGATAAGGTAAAAGGACTAGAGATTGGTGCAGTTGACTACATTACCAAACCTTTCCAGCAGGAAGAAGTTATAGCCCGATTAAATTTACACCTAAAAATCTCCCATCTTACCCGTACCCTAGAACAAAGAGTGGAAGAACGCACCGCAGAATTAACCCAATCTCTACAACAGTTACAACAAACCCAAATGCAGCTGATCCAGAGTGAAAAAATGTCTACCCTGGGACAACTTGTTGCAGGTATAGGTCATGAAATTAATAACCCAATTGGTTTTATTAGTGGAAATTGCTCTCACATTGAGGAATATGTGAAGGATCTCCTTCGTTTGGTGAATCTGCAACAGCAAAAGCAAGCAGAACCAGACCCGGAAATAGAAGAACTCATTGCAGAAATTGATTTAGAGTATCTGGTGGAGGATCTACCAAAACTTTTGGGATCAATCAACCAGGGAATTGGTCGTCTTAAGGACATCAGCCTCTCTCTAAGAACCTTTGCTCGCTCTGATATTTCATCTAAAGTTGAGTTTCAAATTTACGAAGGCATCAATAGCACCTTAATGCTGTTAAAACATCGCCTGAAAGACCAGGGAGACCGCCCTAAAATCGAAGTGGTTACAAAATATGGTGATTTACCTCCAATTAGTTGCTATCCCGGACAACTAAACCAGGTATTTATGAATATTATTGCTAATGCTATTGATGCCTTTGAAGACCTGTTTCAAAATGGCTCAGATCAGCAGATAGCTACTGCTTGCCCTAACACTATCACAATTACTACATCAGTTGACCATGAGCAAAAAACTGTGACAATTTGTATCGAAGATAATGCTCTAGGTATGACACCAGCAGTGCAAGCTAGAATTTTTGAGCCATCTTTTACAACTAAACCTGTAGGCAAAGGAACTGGTCTAGGATTAGCGATCAGCTACCAAATTATTGTCGATAAACATGATGGACAAATCAACTGCTTATCAACTCTTGATCAGGGAACTCAGTTTATTATTACTCTGCCAATTAGCTGTGCTTAA
- a CDS encoding PEP-CTERM sorting domain-containing protein (PEP-CTERM proteins occur, often in large numbers, in the proteomes of bacteria that also encode an exosortase, a predicted intramembrane cysteine proteinase. The presence of a PEP-CTERM domain at a protein's C-terminus predicts cleavage within the sorting domain, followed by covalent anchoring to some some component of the (usually Gram-negative) cell surface. Many PEP-CTERM proteins exhibit an unusual sequence composition that includes large numbers of potential glycosylation sites. Expression of one such protein has been shown restore the ability of a bacterium to form floc, a type of biofilm.) codes for MLKVIGVAAIATIGMLNPGIANAAGFVTEIKEFDLNFDFDPNGNKITTSNAGNALGIGDQWQEWGVRISANVKNNPSQSEPLLLFNSQPNTYTGGDNDLRTGSQWGTTTQNNVLIIQEDGWQRSGGKIVGVRNANDPDDEANGGWITFDFVDSPVNFKEFSLLDMDDDQDSRGNYLEVFLWDKDGNEFKIDALSLIKGHYNQYVAPTGKAVNGYQQSHTSNNVTITQDSKVRGDNSMYTFRTTYVDITKVQYRYPGSGAIAGLKWDKEVRRKVPEPGAGLGVLLLGGLFLRSVRKRQCS; via the coding sequence ATGCTGAAAGTAATAGGTGTGGCGGCGATCGCTACCATCGGAATGCTCAATCCTGGGATTGCTAATGCCGCAGGATTCGTCACGGAAATCAAAGAGTTCGACTTGAATTTTGATTTTGATCCCAATGGCAACAAAATTACTACCTCTAACGCTGGAAATGCTCTAGGGATTGGTGATCAGTGGCAAGAATGGGGTGTTAGAATTAGTGCCAATGTCAAAAATAACCCTAGTCAATCTGAGCCACTGCTGTTATTTAACAGTCAGCCAAATACCTACACAGGTGGCGACAATGATTTGAGGACAGGAAGCCAATGGGGAACTACAACCCAAAATAATGTTCTGATTATTCAGGAGGACGGTTGGCAAAGATCAGGTGGGAAAATTGTAGGTGTGAGGAACGCCAACGATCCTGATGATGAAGCTAATGGGGGTTGGATCACCTTTGACTTTGTTGATAGTCCTGTCAACTTCAAGGAATTTTCCCTTTTGGATATGGATGATGACCAAGATAGTCGGGGAAATTACTTAGAAGTCTTCCTCTGGGATAAAGACGGTAATGAATTTAAAATTGATGCCTTGTCTTTAATCAAAGGACACTACAATCAGTATGTTGCGCCAACAGGTAAAGCTGTTAACGGCTATCAACAAAGCCATACATCAAATAATGTAACCATCACCCAAGATAGCAAAGTCAGAGGTGATAACTCTATGTATACCTTCCGCACAACTTACGTAGATATTACTAAGGTACAATATCGCTATCCTGGTAGTGGTGCGATCGCTGGTCTGAAGTGGGATAAAGAAGTTCGCAGAAAAGTTCCAGAACCTGGTGCTGGCTTAGGTGTTTTACTCCTTGGTGGTCTATTCCTTCGCTCTGTCCGCAAACGTCAATGTTCTTAA